The DNA sequence TTCAACCCTTTCACGACCACTCCCTTCCAGCCCAAGGATTGTGACATCATTGTCGTGAACATCTCTGGGACCTTGAACTGTTCCAATGCGATCATCAACGGGTACGCAACTAGCATTGTGGGTAGCAACATCACCATCACGATGGACGTGACTCAGCCTTTGATCTGTCTGGGGGCATTGATGCCATTTTCCCAGGGTCAAAACATCGGCACCTTGGCAGCGGGTACCTACAACATCACGCTGAACTATGTAGAGAATGGTACCTTGCTTTCCAGCATCACACAGGGGATCACAGTTGGAACTTGTGGCCCAACGCTAGGTACTTCCGGTGCGGTGACTCAGGAGAGTTGTCCCAACTCTATGGATGGTGCCATTGACTTGACCGTTACGGGTGCTACTTCCTCATTGTCTTACCTTTGGAGCAATGGCGACACTACAGAGGACCTCACGGGGTTGGCGACTGGCTCCTACAACGTATTGGTTACCGACTCTTTGGGGAACACCATTGCCGACACATTCAACGTCGGACAAGGTTCTGCGCCCGTAGCCTTCTTCCTTGCCAATCCACCTTCTGGATTTGTCTGCTACGGTTCCACTGTTCAGGTTGTGAGCAATAGCACCGGCGCTACCCAGTTGGAATGGTACAGCAATTTCAACTTCCTCGGCTCCAATTCTACCATGAACGTGGCTATGACCGATACAGGAGCCTCCTTCATTGCCTTGATCGCCAAGGACGGTGTGTGTGCGGATACGATGGTGCAGCTTTATCAAGTCGGGCAACCTGTGGATATGGTAGGAACCATTGTGGACGAGACGTGTCCGGGCGAGGCAGACGGAAGCATCGATGTAGCAGTTTCCCCAGCAGGCACTTACGGGTACAGCTGGTCCAATGGAGCTGCTACGGAGGATCTTACCGGGATTCCAACAGGTTCATATACCTTGACTGTGACCGATGCCAACAACTGTTCATTCTCCGAGATGTTCCAGGTAGCTACCGGTACTCCTCCCGTGGCAGACTTTTCAACGAGCGCGAATTTGGTATGTCCGGGTGAATCCGTTCAGCTGACCAATATCAGTACTGGAGCTGTTTCCTACGAATGGTGGGTAGATGGCGCGCAGGTGACCACCGCTATGGATACCGTTTTGACCTTGTCAGACGAAGGGGCCCACGATATCGTGTTGGTTGCATTGGGAGCCGTATGTACCGATACTTCTGAAATGGTGGTGTCGGTTTCCGACGTGCCAGAAGTCACTGTAGGAATCACCCATGAGACCTGTCCAGAAGACATGGATGGTGCCTTACAGGTAGACATCGTGGGTGGCGCAGCTCCGGTCGTCTTCACTTGGGGACATGGATCAGCTTTGGAAGATCAGGTAGGCTTGGCTCCGGGCGGATACGCGCTGACCGTGACCAATAACGATGGTTGTGTATGGGCGGATTCCTTCTACGTCGAAACCTTGGGCGGACTGACCGCCGATTTCGAATGGATGCCAGATGCGATGGATCCATACACGCTTGATTTCTCTGACTTGTCCGACACCTCTGCAGTTGCTTGGGCTTGGGACTTTGGAGACGGAATGACTTCCACCGATCAAGATCCCGTATACACCTACGCCTTCCCAGGGGACTTCCCCGTGCAGTTGATTGCAGAAGACCGCTACGGCTGCAAGGATACTGTCGAGTATATTTTGACAGGCGTATCCATCGATGACGAATTGGCGGCCCAAATGGAAGTATATCCCAATCCTGCACGCATGGACGTACTCGTTGCGGTACCTGCTACGTTTGGCACTATCCAAGCCATTTCCATCATGGACTTGGCGGGTCGTACCCTGCAGGAAGTACAGCCGATGGACAATCGGGTGAATCTTTCTGTGCGTGACTTGGCGGCGGGTTGGTATCTCGTCCGAGTAGAAACTGAGATGGGCGTTGGCGTTCGTCGCCTACAGGTGAGATAATCACTGACTCATCCATATCCAATATTAGGGCCACGCATCGAAAGATGTGGGGCCCTTTTGTGTGTAGTAAACTGGCAAATGAATAATGCGGAAGGGTAGGGGGGATCCGAAAAACACAAAGCCCTCGCTTCTTTCGAAACGAGGGCTTGTTGTACTCAGGGTGGGACTCGAACCCACACAGGTTTCCCTATTGGTGTTTGAGACCAACGCGTCTACCAATTCCGCCACCTGAGCTTGTGTGGCTGTAGTCGTTTTCTCAACAGCGATGCAAATATGGGGGTCAAAATCGGTCTTTGCAAGCCCTAGGGGGATTTTTTTTGAAATTTGCGTTGTGCCGAATCATGGAATGTCCTGATTTGTGGGCAAATCGCAAGGTGGATTTTTCACGGATAGATCTGATTCTGAGTGGTATGGATGTGTCATTTCTGGGCAAATGAACGTCCTACTGCCAAGCACTGAATCAGGCGTGCAATCCGGTCAATTCTCCCATCCTCATCCTTGGCTCGATAGATCCAATCCATCCATTGCCGCAATTCGTCTTGCTCCATCCCCTCAAACCTCCCTTGCACCTCTTCGGATTCGAGCGCCAAGCTATCCCGAATTTCGGGGGGGATCTCTATCGAACGATCGTCCAAATATAGTTCTAAATGCGCTTCGTCGCCGGCTGCCTTGCCGATGGCTTTGCGGAGTTTGGCAGATACGGAGAACATCGTGCCGCGTCCCTTGAGGGGCCACAATTTGGCGTGCGGAACTGCTACCCCATCGATTTCTCCGTGGACCCGGACCCAGCCAAAATGCGCGTGTGGATCGGGGAGGATTTCGGGGAGGGCAATATAGGTCCATCCTCCCTTTCCGGGGAATTTTTCCAGCAGGCAAATACGTGATACGAGGGGCTTGGACATAATCGGGATCTGGGTGAATGTGTATATTTCCGGAAATTATCCAAAACTACGAACTGATGCATGTGATTTCAAAAGTAGCTTGCTTGCTCGTCATGGCGCTGAGTATGCTGGCCTGTCAGCCTTCTTCGAATGGCGATGCTCGCTCCCAATCTCCGATAGTGGGTACTTGGCAGTTGGTGTATGGCGAGATCCGGGAAGGCGATTCAGTCCAGATCAAGGACCTTTCCGAGACGACTTTCCTCAAGATCATCAATCCGACTCACTTTGCTTTTTTCAACCAGCATGAAGGATCGTCCACTGGATTCTATGGGGGCGGAGGAACCTGGAAATTGGAAGGGGACCGATATGTCGAGCGCCTGAACTTGATCGAGCCAGTCAGTATCCGCGGGCATGAATTTCCATTTACGGTGGAATTTCGGGGCGATACCTTGGTTCAATACGGCCATGAGGAAGTTCCCGAAGCAGGGATCGACCGAGACATTGTGGAGAAGTATCTTCGCGTCCAATAGTCTGATGTGCGGATGGCCTGCCGCGGCGTAAAGGATCGGAAGGGAGCGCCCCTAGGCGCTGTCCGAAAGGAAGGAAAAGTTGCATGGGATGATCGACAGTCGAGGCAAGTGATACATCCCATGCACTCAAATTGTGGAGGACGATGCCCCTGCAGAGCCTGACCCGCCGGCTCCTTTTGCCAAGCGGTACTTGGAGGCCAAGCCGGCGGGGTACGCCCAAATCATGAAAATCTACATAGGGTCTCAATATTGAAATATAAGCAAATGGGAATTGATCATGGAATTGAAATATGGTTCATCTATTTGATTTTTCGGAATTAGTCAGTTATTTGATTTAGCTAATCCAAATAGCCATTACCATGAAACGCAATTTCTTCAGGGCTACCCAGATGCTGGGAGTCCTACTCGCCCTTACGATCGGGTCCCCGGTCATGGCGCAAATCAACCTCTCCAATGGTTTGATCGCCCATTATCCCTTCAACAATGATGCGCTCGACGCCTCCGGCAATGGTCATCATGGGACCCTATTTGGTCCAGTGTATGCGATGGGGTATGATGGGACGGCGAATGGGGCTTTGTCCTTTGATGGCACAAATGACTGGATCGAATATATCAGCAGTCCCATCTTTCAGCCACAGCTCACAACCTCCATCACCGCTTGGGTGATGATCCTGGATCTTGATTCCAATCCGGTATTTTTCAACAATTGGGAAGAGGATGACTACAATGGAACTTGGTTGCATGTTCTACCGGGAGGGATGCCCACTACTGGGTTTGCCGATGGTGGTGCGATTGGACCTTCTTCCCGCCGATCTTACAGTGCCACTTCCCAAATCTTGACGCTTGGGGAATGGCATCATCTCGTGGCCATTGTGCGCGGACCGCTGGATATGGATATTTATGTAGATGGAAACCAGATTTGCGGAAATTATAGTGGAAATGGCGGCTCAATCCATCATGATCCAAGTTTGCCAGGTTCATCAGGCCTCACTGACGCTTTCTCCCAAGGGGGGAATCCACTCAATTTTTTCCATGGAAAGATCGACGAACTTAGATTCTACAACCGCGAACTGACTGCTGACGAAATCAAGTTTCTGTCCGAGTCGGCTCCAGATACCCTGTACTTCAAAGCTTGTGAGGGGGATGTCCTTGATCTACAGGGGCCTCCGGGTATTCAGTATTCCTGGTTTCCTCATACGGGCCTCAGTTGTACCAATTGCCAGTTTCCACAACTCACCGTCGGAGACGACACTCTGTATGCCCTCGGTCTAATGGATACTTTGGGGTGTTCAAGTATCCACTTTTTTGTCATTCAGGACGATAGTTGCTGTGAAATGCAAGAAGGCGCTCCCAACCGAGCGGACTTTGATTTTGTCCCGTCACAGGGTTTTCCGCTCAAATTGCCTATGGCAGAAGTCAACTTTGAAGATCTGTCCGATGGGGCGGTTTCATGGTCTTGGGATTTTGGAGACGGGAATGTGTCCAATCAGAAGCACCCTTCACATGTCTACTCGAATCCGGGTATGTATTGGGTCTCTTTGACAATTAGGGATGAGGTTGGTTGCAAACACACAATAACAAAAGGACCGATTCAGGTTCTTCAGCCAAATTTATTTATTCCGAATGTCTTTAGCCCAAATGGCGACGGAATCAATGATGTGTTCAAGGTCGAATACGAAGGCAATGAGCCTGTATATATTGAAATATTCGACCGCTGGGGCTTGATCGTCTTCAGGGGAGGGGCAAGCCAAGAAACTTGGGACGGTGGAGACCAGCCTGAAGGCGTTTATTTCTATATCGTTCGGATTGGAAACGATATCTATCGGGGAGATTTGACGCTATTGAGGTAGAATAGATAGCTCAAAAGCCGTCGGTTTCTTCTCTTAGCTCAAGGGTATGGGAACCGGCGGCTTTACTTTGGATAATTTCTCGGCAAGAATCGAATCTGTACATGCCAGTTTCAATGTTCTTCCGAATATTGAATATATTTGGGGCGGATATCATTTGGTGATATCGCACATTCCCCTAGCTCTCTTTCAATGAACTATGCGCTGTTTTCCCGCCAAATTTTGGGGTTGGTTTTGATCCTCCTGCCAGTATTTGGATTAAGTCCTTGTCTTCAAGCCCAAGTCAACCTCACCAACGGTCTCGTCGCTCACTATCCATTCGATGGGAATGCCCAAGATGCTTCAGGCAACGGGCATCATGGTACGCTATTCGGACCCATTTACGCCGCTGGATTCAATGGTACCCCCAATGGCGCCATAGCCTTGGATGGTGTAGATGACTGGATTGAATATATGTCTAGCCCAACATTCCAGCCACAATTACCCATGTCCATCTCAGTTTGGGTAAAAATCGAGGATTACGATGCCAACCCGATCTTCTTCAACAATTGGGAAGACAATGACTACAATGGGATGTGGTTCAATATTCTGACAAATGCCCGACCCGTCATTGCCTTTGGAGATGGTGGAGCCATTGATGCTCAGGCAAGGAGAAGTTATTTCAGCAGTTTTCCACAACTTTCCCTCAATAATTGGCACCATCTGGTAGGCATTGTCCGAGGGCCCATGGACGCGGATATCTTCGTAGACGGAAATGTCATCTGTGGATCATATAGTGGAACTGGAGGGGCCATCAGCTATGATAGTTCCCTCCCGGGATCTGGCGGGAAATCAGACCCTAATGCTGCAATCGCCCCTGCCAGTAACTTTTTTCATGGTAGTATGGACGAACTTCGTTTTTACGATCGTGAATTGACTGCCGATGAAATTGCCTTCCTCTCTGGGAATCCCGGTACGAATGATACCACCTTCCATCAAGTTTGTATGGGGGACACTGTGCAACTGAATGCTCCAAGTGGAAGCTTTTACAGCTGGACGCCGGGCACAGGACTTACTTGTTATTATTGCCCTTCCCCTGAGCATATCGCCTATGGTCCCGCCAGCTATCAGGTCGTGATGACCAATCCCTACGGGTGTCCGGATACTGCATACCACGTCATCGGGGTGGATAGTTGTTGTGCGTTGGAAATCAGTTCTTTAGTGGCGCTAGATCCCACTTGTCAAGGGGACCAAGATGGTCAAATTACTATCGCCGCTACTGGCGGCAATGGATGGGTAGAGTTTGCGCTCGATTCTGGGAGTTTTGCAGCCTCCCCGGTGTTTGGTGGATTGCCGGGTGGAACCTATTGGGTATTTGCCAGAGACTCTACAGGATGTATGGACTCGCTGCAAGTGGTGTTGCTAGATCCTCCTGCTTTGACATTCGGAACCATTCAGGTGGTCGGACTCGATTGCCAATCCCAATATTCCGGTTCGGTAGATCTCTCTGCATCTGGCGGTGTTCCTACCTACCAGTTTTCGTGGAATGGCGGTCCGTTTCAGCCTTCCCCAACCTTCAATTCCCTTCCGGGCGGGAATCAGACCTTTGTTCTGATGGATGCTGGAGGCTGCACCGATACGCTTGAGGTAGGGATTCCTCAGCCGGATTCCATTCAGTTCACCGTCAATTCTGTGTTTGGCTTGGATTGTCATGGAGATAGCGATGGGCAAATTTCCCTCAATGCCTTTGGGACAGTACCTCCATATCAATTTGCCATCGATCAAGGTCCTTATGGGAATTCTGGATTATTCACCCAATTGACGGGTGGGACTCATGTTCTTTGGGCAATGGATTCTCTGGGCTGTGAAGATTCCATCATCGTGGTGGTGCCGGCGCCAGACTCTATCGAGTTCACCGCATTAATCGATCATCCAAGCTGCTTTGAAAGTGTGGATGGATCATTTACTCTGGTCAGTTCGGGCGGAACCATGCCGCATGTGTATGCATGGAATGGGGGGCCATATCAGGGGCAAACCACCTATGGTCCCTTGGGTGCTGGATTTCACGCATTCGTCCTGTCAGATGCCAATGGCTGCCTCGATACGTTGGAGTTGGAACTCGTGGAGCCATCTCTGTTGGAATTGTCAGTCGCTCAGGTATTTCCTGTAATCTGTCATTCGGATTCTTCAGGAGCGGTTCAATTAACGGCAA is a window from the Pontibacter sp. G13 genome containing:
- a CDS encoding gliding motility-associated C-terminal domain-containing protein, with product MKRNFFRATQMLGVLLALTIGSPVMAQINLSNGLIAHYPFNNDALDASGNGHHGTLFGPVYAMGYDGTANGALSFDGTNDWIEYISSPIFQPQLTTSITAWVMILDLDSNPVFFNNWEEDDYNGTWLHVLPGGMPTTGFADGGAIGPSSRRSYSATSQILTLGEWHHLVAIVRGPLDMDIYVDGNQICGNYSGNGGSIHHDPSLPGSSGLTDAFSQGGNPLNFFHGKIDELRFYNRELTADEIKFLSESAPDTLYFKACEGDVLDLQGPPGIQYSWFPHTGLSCTNCQFPQLTVGDDTLYALGLMDTLGCSSIHFFVIQDDSCCEMQEGAPNRADFDFVPSQGFPLKLPMAEVNFEDLSDGAVSWSWDFGDGNVSNQKHPSHVYSNPGMYWVSLTIRDEVGCKHTITKGPIQVLQPNLFIPNVFSPNGDGINDVFKVEYEGNEPVYIEIFDRWGLIVFRGGASQETWDGGDQPEGVYFYIVRIGNDIYRGDLTLLR
- a CDS encoding LamG-like jellyroll fold domain-containing protein; this encodes MNYALFSRQILGLVLILLPVFGLSPCLQAQVNLTNGLVAHYPFDGNAQDASGNGHHGTLFGPIYAAGFNGTPNGAIALDGVDDWIEYMSSPTFQPQLPMSISVWVKIEDYDANPIFFNNWEDNDYNGMWFNILTNARPVIAFGDGGAIDAQARRSYFSSFPQLSLNNWHHLVGIVRGPMDADIFVDGNVICGSYSGTGGAISYDSSLPGSGGKSDPNAAIAPASNFFHGSMDELRFYDRELTADEIAFLSGNPGTNDTTFHQVCMGDTVQLNAPSGSFYSWTPGTGLTCYYCPSPEHIAYGPASYQVVMTNPYGCPDTAYHVIGVDSCCALEISSLVALDPTCQGDQDGQITIAATGGNGWVEFALDSGSFAASPVFGGLPGGTYWVFARDSTGCMDSLQVVLLDPPALTFGTIQVVGLDCQSQYSGSVDLSASGGVPTYQFSWNGGPFQPSPTFNSLPGGNQTFVLMDAGGCTDTLEVGIPQPDSIQFTVNSVFGLDCHGDSDGQISLNAFGTVPPYQFAIDQGPYGNSGLFTQLTGGTHVLWAMDSLGCEDSIIVVVPAPDSIEFTALIDHPSCFESVDGSFTLVSSGGTMPHVYAWNGGPYQGQTTYGPLGAGFHAFVLSDANGCLDTLELELVEPSLLELSVAQVFPVICHSDSSGAVQLTATGGTQPYLFGQGNNSQTDSLWVGLPAQMMTVWIEDSQGCQDSVTVEIPITPDPQVTASWLSNYVNSPFQCFGDSSGQALAEGQNGTLPYTFIWSHGETGPTAFAIPTDGPWEVILVDSVGCQDTTQLFADVPPQMFLALTMDPVDCFGTATGAISARGSGGVPGYSYQWEPGLAEKGNEVSDLLAGLYAVTVTDSAGCQLTDSVEVTQPDSLYLVLDSLNHPDCDPNRGYVAFETIGGNGLDYAYTWSDGWMDVMGDREGLSEGTLTVWVVDSLGCADSATIELIREIPVIADFGAYPRANSLESGAPILLNHARFRLENRSSFAVEYLWDFGNGHTSQAFEPDPYTYYEPGTYTLSLIAYDPDRACPDTASITFTVIENGALTLPSAFSPNGDLHNQTFRMIGKGIDEIEVQIFSRWGPLVWSWEGMDGSWNGQMIQGGAAPEGVYVVVVRGRMAGGIPFEQSGTLTLIR
- a CDS encoding YdeI/OmpD-associated family protein encodes the protein MSKPLVSRICLLEKFPGKGGWTYIALPEILPDPHAHFGWVRVHGEIDGVAVPHAKLWPLKGRGTMFSVSAKLRKAIGKAAGDEAHLELYLDDRSIEIPPEIRDSLALESEEVQGRFEGMEQDELRQWMDWIYRAKDEDGRIDRIARLIQCLAVGRSFAQK
- a CDS encoding PKD domain-containing protein, whose product is MNKNIYTCTRRGLYGLFFFLCFGLSSVTAQIFNPFTTTPFQPKDCDIIVVNISGTLNCSNAIINGYATSIVGSNITITMDVTQPLICLGALMPFSQGQNIGTLAAGTYNITLNYVENGTLLSSITQGITVGTCGPTLGTSGAVTQESCPNSMDGAIDLTVTGATSSLSYLWSNGDTTEDLTGLATGSYNVLVTDSLGNTIADTFNVGQGSAPVAFFLANPPSGFVCYGSTVQVVSNSTGATQLEWYSNFNFLGSNSTMNVAMTDTGASFIALIAKDGVCADTMVQLYQVGQPVDMVGTIVDETCPGEADGSIDVAVSPAGTYGYSWSNGAATEDLTGIPTGSYTLTVTDANNCSFSEMFQVATGTPPVADFSTSANLVCPGESVQLTNISTGAVSYEWWVDGAQVTTAMDTVLTLSDEGAHDIVLVALGAVCTDTSEMVVSVSDVPEVTVGITHETCPEDMDGALQVDIVGGAAPVVFTWGHGSALEDQVGLAPGGYALTVTNNDGCVWADSFYVETLGGLTADFEWMPDAMDPYTLDFSDLSDTSAVAWAWDFGDGMTSTDQDPVYTYAFPGDFPVQLIAEDRYGCKDTVEYILTGVSIDDELAAQMEVYPNPARMDVLVAVPATFGTIQAISIMDLAGRTLQEVQPMDNRVNLSVRDLAAGWYLVRVETEMGVGVRRLQVR